From Ptychodera flava strain L36383 chromosome 3 unlocalized genomic scaffold, AS_Pfla_20210202 Scaffold_26__1_contigs__length_13983176_pilon, whole genome shotgun sequence, one genomic window encodes:
- the LOC139125905 gene encoding uncharacterized protein isoform X2, with translation MNNSTCKSSGEDTSCVVCENEMVNLTCNQGMIKVTTATYGRTQRSICHHPHIRATDCGETDNVLDKVVQKCDGLETCSLRASNDEFGRDPCPGTYKYLNYSYNCLPYRASVGFTVSRPTTRIVSTPTELSTIEPSTRSSESSTYNDKTIDMLSSSMVTESLTISERIDNIDGYILQAMKENLTLTEIITLTKGILNDTQVIIDDIFSNDIETVDLRRFTKTLLTMVERLGMLILTRLTSGRSAVALQTSSLDLNVEKNSFQNLCDTIVMVDPYNGFEIPKAEHVIPHVGENVTGSRLVRGIL, from the exons ATACATCCTGTGTTGTGTGTGAAAATGAAATGGTGAACTTAACATGCAATCAAGGAATGATCAAAGTTACAACAGCAACTTATGGGCGGACACAGCGTTCCATCTGCCATCACCCACATATACGTGCCACTGATTGCGGAGAAACTGATAACGTTTTGGATAAAGTTGTGCAAAAATGTGATGGATTGGAAACATGTAGTTTAAGGGCATCGAATGACGAGTTTGGGCGCGATCCTTGCCCAGGCACATACAAGTATTTGAATTATTCCTATAATTGTCTGCCTTACCGGGCAAGCGTTGGAT ttacAGTGTCGAGACCGACGACACGAATTGTGTCTACGCCTACAGAACTAAGTACAATAGAGCCTTCAACAAGAAgctcagaaagttcaacttaca ATGACAAGACGATCGATATGTTATCTTCAAGTATGGTAACTGAATCCTTGACAATATCAGAG AGAATTGATAACATTGACGGTTACATTCTGCAAGCCATGAAGGAAAACTTAACGCTGACCGAGATCATCACACTGACTAAAG GAATACTCAACGACACACAAGTAATAATAGATGACATTTTCTCGAATGATATCGAAACCGTAGATCTGCGACGATTTACCAAAACACTATTGACGATGGTCGAACGCCTTGGAATGCTCATACTTACGAGGTTGACCAGTGGCCGTAGCGCTGTTGCTCTTCAAACTTCTTCTCTTGATCTGAATGTTGAAAAGAACTCTTTTCAGAACTTATGCGATACCATTGTAATGGTTGACCCTTACAATGGATTCGAAATCCCAAAAGCAGAGCATGTTATTCCTCATGTTGGAGAAAACGTAACAGGCAGTAGATTGGTACGTGGTATTTTATAA
- the LOC139125872 gene encoding uncharacterized protein yields the protein MTDQFTTDILTLMFMNESGEEIRVQDTTQDIGIWLGNRQRSFNKTSATGQYIEIDHIAHYIFEILVSKAYHAIQIILETNDPVYENTTAYVFTELPGNSSSDGGIKLSSEVILNGSIANIFLPEDRITKAGSYYVTFDLTYNHGVEFHVTTTLHRCYYSVDYTNSWQGSGCKVSSKSNVNSTLCLCKHLTTSVAL from the exons ATGACAGATCAATTTACAACGGATATATTGACCTTGATGTTTATGAATGAATCTGGTGAAGAGATCAGAG tACAAGATACGACACAAGACATAGGCATTTGGCTCGGCAATCGACAAAGATCGTTCAATAAAACATCGGCGACGGGACAGTACATAGAAATCGACCATATTGCTCATTACATTTTCGAAATTTTG GTATCCAAGGCCTACCATGCCATTCAAATAATATTGGAAACGAATGACCCTGTGTACGAGAACACCACTGCGTATGTGTTTACTGAGTTGCCAGGAAATTCGAGCAGCGATGGAGGTATAAAGTTGTCCAGCGAAGTCATTCTCAACGGTAGCATTGCCAACATCTTTCTCCCGGAAGATAGAATAACTAAAGCGGGAAGCTattatgtgacctttgaccttacttACA ATCACGGAGTCGAATTTCACGTGACTACTACTTTACACAGATGTTATTATTCTGTTGATTACACCAACTCTTGGCAAGGCAGTGGTTGCAAG GTATCGTCAAAGTCCAACGTGAATTCCACTTTGTGTTTGTGCAAGCACCTGACAACATCTGTGGCACTGTGA
- the LOC139125905 gene encoding uncharacterized protein isoform X1, whose product MALSLLFRLLCLGIIFKSILWAQTDTSCVVCENEMVNLTCNQGMIKVTTATYGRTQRSICHHPHIRATDCGETDNVLDKVVQKCDGLETCSLRASNDEFGRDPCPGTYKYLNYSYNCLPYRASVGFTVSRPTTRIVSTPTELSTIEPSTRSSESSTYNDKTIDMLSSSMVTESLTISERIDNIDGYILQAMKENLTLTEIITLTKGILNDTQVIIDDIFSNDIETVDLRRFTKTLLTMVERLGMLILTRLTSGRSAVALQTSSLDLNVEKNSFQNLCDTIVMVDPYNGFEIPKAEHVIPHVGENVTGSRLVRGIL is encoded by the exons ATACATCCTGTGTTGTGTGTGAAAATGAAATGGTGAACTTAACATGCAATCAAGGAATGATCAAAGTTACAACAGCAACTTATGGGCGGACACAGCGTTCCATCTGCCATCACCCACATATACGTGCCACTGATTGCGGAGAAACTGATAACGTTTTGGATAAAGTTGTGCAAAAATGTGATGGATTGGAAACATGTAGTTTAAGGGCATCGAATGACGAGTTTGGGCGCGATCCTTGCCCAGGCACATACAAGTATTTGAATTATTCCTATAATTGTCTGCCTTACCGGGCAAGCGTTGGAT ttacAGTGTCGAGACCGACGACACGAATTGTGTCTACGCCTACAGAACTAAGTACAATAGAGCCTTCAACAAGAAgctcagaaagttcaacttaca ATGACAAGACGATCGATATGTTATCTTCAAGTATGGTAACTGAATCCTTGACAATATCAGAG AGAATTGATAACATTGACGGTTACATTCTGCAAGCCATGAAGGAAAACTTAACGCTGACCGAGATCATCACACTGACTAAAG GAATACTCAACGACACACAAGTAATAATAGATGACATTTTCTCGAATGATATCGAAACCGTAGATCTGCGACGATTTACCAAAACACTATTGACGATGGTCGAACGCCTTGGAATGCTCATACTTACGAGGTTGACCAGTGGCCGTAGCGCTGTTGCTCTTCAAACTTCTTCTCTTGATCTGAATGTTGAAAAGAACTCTTTTCAGAACTTATGCGATACCATTGTAATGGTTGACCCTTACAATGGATTCGAAATCCCAAAAGCAGAGCATGTTATTCCTCATGTTGGAGAAAACGTAACAGGCAGTAGATTGGTACGTGGTATTTTATAA